A single Pseudomonas brassicacearum DNA region contains:
- the atpB gene encoding F0F1 ATP synthase subunit A, translating into MAETTASGYIQHHLQNLTFGQLPNGGWGFAHTAAEAKEMGFWAFHVDTLGWSVALGLIFVLLFRMAAKKATSGQPGALQNFVEVLVEFVDGSVKDSFHGRSPVIAPLALTIFVWVFLMNAVDLVPVDWIPQLAILISGDQHIPFRAVSTTDPNATLGMAFSVFALIIFYSIKVKGIGGFIGELTLHPFGSKNILVQALLIPVNFLLEFVTLIAKPISLALRLFGNMYAGELVFILIAVMFGSGLLWLSGLGVVLQWAWAVFHILIITLQAFIFMMLTIVYLSMAHEENH; encoded by the coding sequence ATGGCAGAGACAACCGCTTCGGGCTATATCCAGCACCACTTGCAGAACCTGACTTTCGGTCAGCTACCCAACGGCGGCTGGGGCTTTGCCCACACCGCAGCAGAAGCCAAGGAAATGGGCTTCTGGGCTTTCCACGTCGATACTCTCGGCTGGTCGGTCGCTTTGGGTCTGATCTTCGTTCTTCTTTTCCGCATGGCGGCAAAGAAGGCGACTTCCGGTCAGCCTGGTGCACTGCAGAACTTCGTTGAAGTACTGGTCGAATTCGTCGATGGCAGCGTGAAAGACAGCTTCCATGGCCGTAGCCCGGTGATCGCACCGCTGGCACTGACCATCTTCGTCTGGGTGTTCCTGATGAACGCCGTCGACCTGGTACCGGTCGACTGGATTCCTCAGTTGGCCATCCTGATCTCCGGCGACCAGCACATCCCATTCCGCGCCGTGTCGACCACCGACCCGAACGCGACCCTGGGCATGGCCTTCTCGGTCTTCGCACTGATCATTTTCTATAGCATCAAGGTCAAGGGCATCGGCGGCTTCATCGGCGAACTGACCCTGCACCCGTTCGGCAGCAAGAACATCCTGGTTCAAGCCCTGCTGATCCCGGTGAACTTCCTGCTCGAATTCGTGACCCTGATCGCCAAGCCGATTTCTCTGGCACTGCGTCTGTTCGGCAACATGTATGCCGGCGAACTGGTGTTCATCCTGATCGCTGTGATGTTCGGCAGCGGCCTGCTGTGGCTCAGCGGCCTGGGTGTAGTTCTGCAGTGGGCGTGGGCTGTGTTCCACATCCTGATCATCACCCTGCAGGCGTTCATCTTCATGATGCTGACCATCGTCTACCTGTCGATGGCGCACGAAGAAAACCATTAA
- a CDS encoding F0F1 ATP synthase subunit I: METRTPNRLPFHRLAVFPVLMAQFTVVLIATLALWQWKGVVTGYSGLCGGLIALLPNIYFAHRAFRFSGARAAQAIVRSFYAGEAGKLILTAVLFALTFAGVKPLAPLAVFSVFVLTQLVSWFAPLLMRTRLSRP; the protein is encoded by the coding sequence ATGGAAACCCGCACGCCAAACCGCTTGCCGTTCCATCGCCTGGCAGTTTTCCCGGTTTTGATGGCTCAATTTACCGTCGTACTGATCGCCACACTGGCGCTCTGGCAATGGAAAGGAGTCGTCACCGGATACTCAGGGCTTTGCGGAGGCCTGATAGCCTTGCTTCCCAATATTTACTTCGCTCACAGGGCCTTTCGGTTTTCCGGCGCCCGAGCAGCCCAGGCTATCGTCCGGTCTTTTTATGCCGGCGAGGCGGGGAAACTGATTTTGACGGCAGTGCTGTTTGCATTGACGTTCGCAGGTGTGAAGCCACTGGCGCCGCTGGCTGTATTCAGCGTCTTCGTGCTGACCCAACTGGTTAGCTGGTTCGCTCCCCTGCTAATGAGAACAAGACTTTCGAGACCTTAG
- the atpE gene encoding F0F1 ATP synthase subunit C, with amino-acid sequence METVVGLTAIAVALLIGLGALGTAIGFGLLGGKFLEGAARQPEMVPMLQVKMFIVAGLLDAVTMIGVGIALFFTFANPFVGQIAG; translated from the coding sequence ATGGAAACTGTAGTTGGTCTAACCGCTATCGCTGTTGCACTGTTGATCGGCCTGGGCGCACTGGGTACCGCAATTGGTTTCGGCCTGTTGGGCGGCAAGTTCCTGGAAGGCGCAGCGCGTCAGCCAGAAATGGTTCCAATGCTGCAAGTCAAAATGTTCATCGTGGCCGGTCTGCTCGACGCCGTGACCATGATCGGTGTTGGTATCGCGCTGTTCTTCACCTTTGCGAACCCGTTCGTTGGTCAAATCGCTGGCTAA
- the atpG gene encoding F0F1 ATP synthase subunit gamma produces MAGAKEIRSKIASIKSTQKITSAMEKVAVSKMRKAQMRMAASRPYAERIRQVIGHLANANPEYRHPFMIDRAIKRVGYVVVSSDRGLCGGLNTNLFKALVKDMAVNREQGVEIDLCVIGSKGAAFFRNFGGNVVAAISHLGEEPSINDLIGSVKVMLDAYLEGRIDRLSVVSNKFINTMTQHPTVEQLIPLVATPEQELKHHWDYLYEPDAKELLDGLMVRYVESQVYQAVVENNAAEQAARMIAMKNATDNAGDLISDLQLIYNKARQAAITQEISEIVGGAAAV; encoded by the coding sequence ATGGCAGGCGCAAAAGAGATTCGCAGTAAGATTGCGAGCATCAAAAGCACGCAAAAAATTACCAGCGCCATGGAAAAAGTGGCGGTCAGCAAAATGCGCAAGGCACAAATGCGCATGGCTGCTAGCCGCCCTTATGCGGAGCGCATCCGCCAGGTTATTGGTCATCTGGCCAACGCCAACCCGGAATATCGCCACCCGTTCATGATCGACCGTGCTATCAAGCGCGTCGGTTACGTCGTGGTGAGCAGTGACCGTGGTCTGTGTGGTGGCTTGAACACCAACCTGTTCAAGGCCCTGGTCAAGGACATGGCTGTAAACCGCGAACAAGGCGTCGAGATCGATCTGTGCGTGATTGGTAGCAAGGGTGCGGCTTTCTTCCGCAACTTCGGCGGCAACGTCGTCGCTGCTATCAGCCACCTGGGTGAAGAGCCGTCGATCAATGATCTGATCGGCAGCGTCAAGGTGATGCTGGATGCTTACCTGGAAGGCCGGATTGACCGCCTGTCCGTGGTATCCAACAAGTTCATCAACACCATGACGCAGCATCCAACCGTGGAGCAGTTGATCCCACTGGTGGCGACCCCGGAACAGGAACTCAAGCACCACTGGGACTATCTCTACGAACCGGATGCCAAGGAGCTGCTTGACGGCTTGATGGTCCGCTACGTGGAGTCGCAGGTCTACCAGGCGGTGGTCGAGAACAACGCAGCTGAACAAGCAGCGCGGATGATCGCGATGAAGAACGCTACTGACAACGCCGGTGATTTGATCAGCGATTTGCAACTGATCTACAACAAGGCGCGTCAGGCTGCGATCACCCAAGAGATCTCGGAAATCGTCGGCGGCGCTGCCGCGGTTTAA
- a CDS encoding ParA family protein, with amino-acid sequence MAKVFAIANQKGGVGKTTTCINLAASLVATKRRVLLIDLDPQGNATMGSGVDKHGLENSIYDVLIGECDLGQAMHFSEHGGYQLLPANRDLTAAEVVLLEMQMKESRLRSALAPIRENYDYILIDCPPSLSMLTLNALVAADGVIIPMQCEYFALEGLSDLVDNIKRIAELLNPDLKVEGLLRTMYDPRLSLMNDVSAQLKEHFGEQLYDTVIPRNIRLAEAPSYGMPALAYDKQSRGALAYLALAGEMVRRQRRNPRTAAAQPT; translated from the coding sequence ATGGCTAAGGTATTCGCGATAGCGAACCAGAAAGGTGGTGTGGGCAAGACCACCACCTGTATCAACCTCGCAGCATCCCTGGTCGCGACCAAGCGCCGGGTGCTGTTGATCGATCTCGATCCACAGGGCAACGCTACCATGGGCAGCGGTGTGGATAAGCATGGCCTGGAAAACTCCATCTACGACGTCCTGATCGGCGAGTGCGATCTGGGCCAGGCCATGCACTTTTCCGAACATGGCGGTTATCAACTGCTGCCGGCCAACCGTGACCTGACGGCGGCCGAAGTGGTGCTGCTGGAAATGCAGATGAAGGAAAGCCGTCTGCGCAGCGCCTTGGCGCCGATCCGGGAAAACTACGATTACATCCTGATCGATTGCCCACCGTCGCTGTCGATGCTGACCCTCAACGCCCTGGTGGCGGCCGATGGTGTGATTATCCCCATGCAGTGCGAATACTTCGCATTGGAAGGGTTGAGCGACCTTGTGGATAACATCAAGCGCATCGCCGAACTGCTGAACCCGGACCTGAAGGTCGAAGGCCTGCTGCGGACCATGTATGACCCGCGCCTGAGCCTGATGAACGATGTTTCGGCCCAGCTCAAGGAACACTTCGGCGAGCAGCTCTACGACACCGTCATCCCGCGTAACATCCGTCTGGCCGAAGCGCCGAGCTACGGCATGCCGGCCCTGGCCTACGACAAACAATCCCGTGGTGCGCTGGCTTACCTGGCCCTGGCGGGCGAGATGGTTCGCCGTCAGCGCCGCAACCCTCGCACCGCTGCAGCCCAGCCAACTTAA
- a CDS encoding F0F1 ATP synthase subunit delta: MAELTTLARPYAKAAFEHAQAHQQLANWSAMLGLAAAVSQDDTMQRVLKAPRLTSAEKAATFIDVCGDKFDAKAQNFIHVVAENDRLLLLPEIATLFDLYKAEQEKSVDVEVTSAFALNQEQQDKLAKVLSARLNREVRLQVEEDKSLIGGVVIRAGDLVIDGSIRGKIAKLAEALKS; encoded by the coding sequence ATGGCAGAACTGACCACGTTGGCCCGACCTTACGCTAAGGCGGCCTTCGAGCACGCTCAGGCCCACCAGCAACTGGCCAATTGGTCAGCCATGCTCGGCCTGGCTGCAGCGGTGTCGCAAGACGACACCATGCAGCGCGTGCTCAAGGCCCCGCGACTGACGAGCGCAGAAAAGGCCGCCACGTTCATTGACGTGTGCGGCGACAAGTTCGATGCCAAGGCACAGAATTTCATTCACGTCGTTGCCGAAAACGACCGTCTCCTGCTTCTGCCGGAGATCGCCACTCTTTTTGACCTGTACAAGGCCGAGCAAGAGAAGTCGGTAGACGTGGAAGTGACCAGTGCTTTTGCATTGAACCAAGAACAGCAAGACAAACTCGCCAAGGTTCTCAGTGCACGACTCAACCGGGAAGTGCGCCTGCAAGTCGAGGAAGACAAGTCCCTGATAGGGGGCGTTGTAATCCGCGCCGGCGACCTGGTTATCGATGGCTCGATTCGCGGCAAAATCGCGAAACTTGCCGAAGCATTGAAATCTTGA
- a CDS encoding F0F1 ATP synthase subunit B, translating into MNINATLIGQSVAFLIFVLFCMKFVWPPVIAALHERQKKIADGLDAASRAARDLELAQEKVGHQLREAKAQAAEIIEQAKKRGTQIVDEAREQARVEADRVKAQAQAEIEQELNSVKDALRAQVGALAVGGASKILGATIDQNAHAELVNQLAAEI; encoded by the coding sequence GTGAACATTAATGCGACCCTGATTGGCCAGTCCGTTGCGTTCCTGATTTTTGTACTGTTCTGCATGAAGTTCGTATGGCCTCCGGTCATTGCGGCATTGCACGAACGTCAAAAGAAGATCGCTGATGGTCTGGACGCTGCCAGCCGTGCAGCTCGCGACCTGGAGTTGGCCCAAGAGAAAGTGGGTCATCAACTGCGCGAAGCGAAAGCTCAGGCAGCTGAAATCATCGAGCAAGCCAAGAAACGCGGTACCCAGATTGTCGACGAAGCCCGTGAACAGGCTCGCGTCGAAGCTGACCGTGTGAAGGCTCAGGCTCAAGCCGAGATCGAACAGGAACTCAACAGTGTCAAAGACGCGCTGCGTGCCCAAGTGGGTGCCCTGGCCGTTGGCGGTGCTTCTAAGATCCTGGGTGCCACAATCGATCAAAACGCGCACGCAGAGCTGGTTAACCAACTGGCTGCTGAAATCTAA
- the rsmG gene encoding 16S rRNA (guanine(527)-N(7))-methyltransferase RsmG — protein sequence MVTSQHAEELSTGARQLGVSLTEAQHAQLLGYLALLIKWNKAYNLTAVRDPDEMVSRHLLDSLSVMSFIEDGRWLDVGSGGGMPGIPLAILFPDSQVTCLDSNGKKTRFLTQVKLELKLDNLQVIHSRVEAFQPAEPFNGIISRAFSSMENFSNWTRHLGDADTRWLAMKGVHPADELVALPADFHLDSEHALAVPGCQGQRHLLILRRTA from the coding sequence ATGGTCACCTCGCAACACGCTGAAGAGTTATCCACAGGTGCCCGTCAGCTCGGCGTCAGCCTGACCGAAGCCCAGCACGCGCAATTGCTAGGTTATCTGGCGTTGTTGATCAAATGGAACAAGGCCTACAACCTGACCGCCGTGCGCGATCCGGACGAAATGGTCTCGCGCCATTTGCTCGACAGCCTCAGCGTCATGTCCTTCATCGAAGACGGTCGCTGGCTGGATGTCGGCAGCGGCGGAGGCATGCCGGGCATCCCGCTGGCGATCCTGTTTCCCGACTCGCAAGTGACCTGCCTGGACAGCAACGGTAAGAAAACCCGCTTCCTGACCCAGGTCAAACTCGAACTCAAACTGGATAACTTGCAAGTTATCCACAGCCGCGTCGAAGCGTTCCAACCTGCCGAGCCGTTCAACGGGATCATCTCCCGGGCGTTCAGCAGCATGGAGAACTTCAGCAACTGGACTCGCCACCTGGGCGACGCCGATACGCGCTGGCTGGCAATGAAGGGCGTTCATCCGGCCGATGAGCTGGTAGCATTGCCGGCAGACTTCCACCTCGATAGCGAACACGCCTTGGCCGTACCCGGTTGCCAAGGCCAACGCCATCTGCTGATACTGCGCCGCACGGCATGA
- the atpA gene encoding F0F1 ATP synthase subunit alpha: MQQLNPSEISEIIKGRIDKLDVTSQARNEGTVVSVSDGIVRIHGLADVMYGEMIEFPGGVYGMALNLEQDSVGAVVLGAYQSLAEGMSAKCTGRILEVPVGKELLGRVVDALGNPVDGKGPLNNTETDAVEKVAPGVIWRKSVDQPVQTGYKAVDAMIPVGRGQRELIIGDRQIGKTALAIDAIINQKNSGIFCVYVAIGQKQSTIANVVRKLEENGALANTIIVAASASESPALQFLAPYSGCTMGEYFRDRGEDALIVYDDLSKQAVAYRQISLLLRRPPGREAYPGDVFYLHSRLLERASRVSEEYVEKFTNGAVTGKTGSLTALPIIETQAGDVSAFVPTNVISITDGQIFLESAMFNSGIRPAVNAGVSVSRVGGAAQTKIIKKLSGGIRTALAQYRELAAFAQFASDLDEATRKQLEHGQRVTELMKQKQYAPMSIADMALSLYAAERGFLTDVEIAKVGSFEQALIAYFNRDHADLLAKINVKGDFNDEIDAGMKAGIEKFKATQTW, encoded by the coding sequence ATGCAGCAACTCAATCCTTCCGAAATAAGTGAAATTATCAAGGGCCGCATCGACAAGCTCGATGTGACCTCCCAAGCCCGTAACGAAGGCACTGTCGTCAGCGTATCTGACGGCATCGTGCGGATTCACGGTCTGGCCGACGTCATGTACGGCGAGATGATCGAGTTTCCGGGCGGCGTCTACGGTATGGCCCTCAACCTGGAGCAAGACTCCGTAGGTGCCGTTGTACTGGGCGCCTACCAGTCGCTGGCCGAAGGCATGAGCGCCAAGTGCACTGGCCGCATCCTCGAAGTTCCGGTTGGTAAGGAACTGCTGGGTCGCGTTGTCGACGCACTGGGCAACCCTGTCGACGGCAAAGGTCCGCTGAACAACACCGAGACCGACGCGGTCGAGAAAGTTGCTCCTGGCGTGATCTGGCGTAAGTCGGTAGACCAGCCTGTACAGACTGGCTACAAGGCTGTCGATGCCATGATCCCTGTCGGCCGTGGCCAGCGTGAGCTGATCATCGGTGACCGTCAGATCGGTAAGACCGCTCTGGCGATCGACGCGATCATCAACCAGAAGAACAGCGGCATTTTCTGCGTCTACGTAGCCATCGGTCAGAAGCAATCGACCATCGCCAACGTGGTTCGCAAGCTGGAAGAAAACGGCGCCCTGGCCAACACGATCATCGTGGCGGCCAGCGCATCGGAATCTCCAGCGCTGCAGTTCCTGGCACCGTACTCCGGTTGCACCATGGGCGAATACTTCCGCGACCGCGGTGAAGACGCGCTGATCGTTTATGACGATCTGTCCAAGCAGGCAGTGGCTTACCGCCAGATCTCCCTGCTGCTGCGCCGTCCACCAGGCCGCGAAGCCTACCCAGGCGACGTGTTCTATCTCCACTCCCGTCTGCTGGAGCGCGCATCCCGCGTTTCGGAAGAGTACGTAGAGAAGTTCACCAACGGCGCAGTGACCGGCAAAACCGGCTCCCTGACCGCGCTGCCGATCATCGAAACCCAGGCTGGCGACGTTTCCGCGTTCGTTCCGACCAACGTGATTTCCATCACCGACGGTCAGATCTTCCTGGAATCGGCCATGTTCAACTCCGGGATCCGTCCTGCTGTGAACGCCGGTGTTTCGGTATCCCGTGTGGGTGGTGCCGCTCAGACCAAGATCATCAAGAAGCTGTCCGGTGGTATCCGTACCGCCCTGGCCCAGTACCGTGAACTGGCGGCATTCGCCCAGTTCGCTTCTGACCTGGACGAAGCGACCCGTAAGCAACTTGAGCATGGTCAGCGCGTTACCGAGCTGATGAAGCAGAAGCAATACGCACCAATGTCGATCGCTGACATGGCGCTGTCGCTGTATGCCGCTGAGCGTGGGTTCCTGACTGACGTTGAAATCGCCAAGGTCGGCAGCTTTGAACAAGCGCTGATTGCTTACTTCAACCGCGATCACGCCGACTTGTTGGCCAAGATCAACGTGAAGGGTGACTTCAATGACGAAATCGACGCTGGCATGAAAGCCGGTATCGAGAAGTTCAAGGCCACCCAAACCTGGTAA
- a CDS encoding ParB/RepB/Spo0J family partition protein, which yields MAVKKRGLGRGLDALLSGPTVSSLEEQAVQVDQRELQHLPLDLIQRGKYQPRRDMDPQALEELAQSIKSQGVMQPIVVRPIANGRFEIIAGERRWRASQQAGQETIPAMVRDVPDETAIAMALIENIQREDLNPIEEAVALQRLQQEFQLTQQQVAEAVGKSRVTVANLLRLIALPEVIKTMLSHGDLEMGHARALLGLPENQQVEGARHVVARGLTVRQTEALVRQWLSGKPAPVEAPKTDPDIARLEQRLAERLGSAVQIRHGKKGKGQLVIGYNSLDELQGVLAHIR from the coding sequence ATGGCCGTCAAGAAACGAGGTCTCGGACGTGGACTGGATGCACTGCTCAGCGGTCCCACTGTCAGCTCGCTGGAAGAACAGGCTGTCCAGGTCGATCAGCGTGAGTTGCAGCATTTGCCGCTGGACCTGATCCAGCGCGGCAAATACCAGCCGCGCCGGGACATGGACCCACAGGCGCTGGAAGAACTGGCCCAGTCGATCAAGAGCCAGGGTGTGATGCAGCCGATCGTGGTCCGGCCGATCGCCAATGGGCGCTTCGAGATCATTGCCGGCGAACGTCGCTGGCGCGCCAGCCAGCAGGCCGGCCAGGAAACCATCCCGGCAATGGTCCGCGATGTGCCGGATGAAACGGCTATCGCCATGGCGCTGATCGAGAACATCCAGCGTGAAGACCTCAACCCGATCGAGGAAGCCGTGGCCCTGCAGCGCTTGCAGCAGGAATTCCAATTGACCCAGCAACAAGTTGCCGAGGCGGTGGGCAAGTCCCGTGTGACCGTGGCCAACCTGCTGCGCCTGATTGCCTTGCCGGAAGTCATCAAGACCATGCTGTCCCATGGCGACCTGGAAATGGGTCATGCCCGGGCATTGCTCGGTTTGCCGGAAAATCAACAGGTTGAAGGGGCGCGACATGTTGTCGCACGAGGCCTGACTGTGCGCCAGACCGAGGCACTGGTTCGCCAGTGGCTGAGCGGCAAACCGGCCCCTGTCGAAGCCCCCAAAACCGATCCTGATATCGCTCGCCTGGAACAGCGCCTGGCCGAGCGCCTGGGCTCTGCGGTACAGATCCGCCACGGTAAGAAGGGCAAAGGGCAATTGGTGATCGGTTATAACTCCCTCGATGAGCTGCAAGGTGTCCTTGCGCACATTCGCTGA